TGGAGGCCGAACTCCCGGGCGATGCCCGCGAATTCGTCCTCGGTGGGCTCGTGCAGGCCGATCCACACGAACCCGCCGTCACGGCGCACCTGGCGCATCGCCTGGTGCGGGCCGAGCGGCGTGTCCGTCTCGACGCGCGCGCCGTCGCGGTAGACGGCGCAGTCGACCACCGCGGAGGCGGTCGCCGGGTCGCGGGTGGTGTCGTAGACGCCACTGTCCTTGCGCAGGGAGACGCGGGACGGGCGGACCGCGGCGCGCAGGTCACGGATCATCGACATGGCAGGCTCCTTCGCGACGGGCAGCGAACGGCGCCGGTGACGGGTGGAACCACCCGGAATGAGGACGTCCTGACCGTACGTGCTCGGCACGTCCACAAAGCGGGGTGCACCGCACCGTCGCGGTGGCCGACTTCGCTGCTGATTCAGCTGCTGACCGGATCGATCGATCGGATCAGGCAAAACGAGACGAAGTGCTCTTCCGAACGACGGCGCGCGGGTGAGGGGGAGCGGCGGTGGCGAGGAGCCGGAGCAGCTGCATCAGCGGCCGGAAGAGCGGGTGGTACTGCACGGTCGACTTCGGTCCATGCCAGCCCCACCTCCTCCGGCCGGTCCCTCGTGAGGGACGATCGATTCCCTCTGTTTGGGAGGGTTCCCCGTAGGGGAGTCTTCAGGCGTCGGGGTCGTGATCGCGACGCTTCTGCGTGCTGCCCCGAACGCTGGCCAGAGTACCAGTCACGTGACGTGTCAAGGCGCCGCTTTGCCGCTTCCCTACGAGTTCTATGCTCGCCGCATGGCTGATGTTCTCCCTCTGGTCGAAGCCCGGTTGCTGAGCGCGCTGGGCGAGCCGGACGCACGCGCGGCGGTCACCTTCCTCGGCACCGACCGCATCGAGGTGCTCCGCTTCCCGGGCGGCGGCCAGGAGGGCGACGTCGTCCGCTACGCCACGCTAGGCATGTCGTCCCAGCCCATGGCGGACCCCACGGCGGTGCTCGCCGACCCGGTCCAGGGCCCCCGCGCCGAGCTGGTCCTCTCCGTCCGGGCCGGTCTCGCCGACACCGACAAGGTGCTCCGCCCGCTCGCCGTGCTGGCAGCGTCGCCGCAGGTCGAGGGCGTGGTCGTGGCGCCCGGCGCCTCGCTGGACGTCGGTGAGCCGCTGTGGCCCGGCGCCCCGTTCACCTCGGTCCTGGTGGCCGAGCCGGGCGGCCTGGTCGAGGACCTGGAACTGGACGCGCCGCTGGACGCCGTACGGTTCCTGCCGCTGCTGCCGATGACGCAGAACGAGGCCGCCTGGAAGCGCGTGCACGGCGCGCAGGCGCTCCAGGAGCGCTGGCTGACGCACGGGACGGACCTGCGCGATCCGTCCCGCAGGTCCGTCCCGCTGGAGTGACGGAACTCACCGCGTGCCGCCGGTCCCCGGCGGTCGGCGGTCGGCGGACGTCGGCGGTCAGTCGGCGAAGACCGTGACCTTGTCCTCGGTCGCGTGCCCGGGCTCCAGCACTTGGGGGAGGGTGAGCGCGCGACGCCGTACGACGACCACGACCGCGCCCAGGACGGCGGTGACCGCCGCGACCACGAACGGGATGTGGACGTCGGTCCACTCCTCGATCTTCGGCGCGAAGTAGGGCGCAGCGGCCGCGGCGAACCAGCGCACGAAGTTGTAGCCCGCGCTCGCCACCGGTCGCGGCGCGTCCGAGACGCCGAGGGCCAGCTCGGTGTAGACGGTGTTGTTCACGCCGATGAAGGCGCCGGACAGGATCGTGCAGACGATCGCCGTGGTGTGGTCGCCGTAGCCCAGCACCAGGACGTCGGCCGCGAGCAGCACCAGCGAGCCGCCGAGCACCTTCAGCGAGCCGAAGCGCTTCTGCATGCGCGGCGCCACGAGGACCGAGAAGACGGCGAGCAGGACGCCCCACGCGAAGAACACGGCGCCCGACTTGTACGGGGACATGTTCAGCACGAACGGCGTGAAGGCCAGCACGGTGAAGAACGTGTAGTTGTAGAAGAACGCCGAGATCGCCGCGGAGGCGAGGCCGCCGTGGCCCAGCGCCCTGAGGGGGTCCAGCAGGGAGGTCCTGCGGGCCGGCTTCGGCTGTTCCTTCAGGAACACCGTGATGCAAAGGAAGCCGATCGCCATCAGGAACGCGGTGCCGAAGAACGGGTAGCGCCAGCTGGCGTCGCCCAGCAGCGCGCCCAGGAGCGGCCCGCAGGCCATGCCGAGACCGAGGGCGGACTCGTAGAGCAGGATCGCCGCGGCGCTGCCGCCGGCTGCCGCGCCGACGATGACGGCGAGGGCCGTGGAGACGAACAGCGCGTTGCCGAGGCCCCAGCCGGCCCGGTATCCGACGAGCTGGCCGACCGTGTCGGAGGTGCCCGCCAGGCCCGCGAAGACGACGACGAAGGCCAGGCCGAGCAGCAGCGTCCTGCGTCCGCCGATGCGGCTGGAGACGAAGCCGGTGACCAGCATCGCCAGGGCGGTGATGAGGAAGTACGAGGTGAACAGGAGGGAGACCTGGCCGGCGCTCGCGTCCAGGCCCTTGGCGATGGACGGCAGGATCGGGTCGACGAGTCCGATGCCCATGAAGGCCACGACGGACGCCCCGGCGGTCGCCCACACCGCCTTGGGCTGCCGCAGGATGCCGTCGGCACTCGCGTCGAAGGGGTCCATGCTTGCTCCTCTACGAGACATGGTTGGTGTTTACACATAGTAAGTTAGCTCGGCTAATTGATGCAACATACATCTAATTCTTGCCGGTCGGCCCGGTCGACT
This region of Streptomyces ambofaciens ATCC 23877 genomic DNA includes:
- a CDS encoding suppressor of fused domain protein, encoding MADVLPLVEARLLSALGEPDARAAVTFLGTDRIEVLRFPGGGQEGDVVRYATLGMSSQPMADPTAVLADPVQGPRAELVLSVRAGLADTDKVLRPLAVLAASPQVEGVVVAPGASLDVGEPLWPGAPFTSVLVAEPGGLVEDLELDAPLDAVRFLPLLPMTQNEAAWKRVHGAQALQERWLTHGTDLRDPSRRSVPLE
- a CDS encoding MFS transporter; translated protein: MDPFDASADGILRQPKAVWATAGASVVAFMGIGLVDPILPSIAKGLDASAGQVSLLFTSYFLITALAMLVTGFVSSRIGGRRTLLLGLAFVVVFAGLAGTSDTVGQLVGYRAGWGLGNALFVSTALAVIVGAAAGGSAAAILLYESALGLGMACGPLLGALLGDASWRYPFFGTAFLMAIGFLCITVFLKEQPKPARRTSLLDPLRALGHGGLASAAISAFFYNYTFFTVLAFTPFVLNMSPYKSGAVFFAWGVLLAVFSVLVAPRMQKRFGSLKVLGGSLVLLAADVLVLGYGDHTTAIVCTILSGAFIGVNNTVYTELALGVSDAPRPVASAGYNFVRWFAAAAAPYFAPKIEEWTDVHIPFVVAAVTAVLGAVVVVVRRRALTLPQVLEPGHATEDKVTVFAD